TCCAGTAACTGGGCAGGACAGAGAACAAGAAAAAATGACAATAAATTGCATAATGCCTGCATTACGTGGCACAATACTCACGTTCGTTTGCTCAATCATCAGCTGGAGGTAGGCATCTGCCTCGGAAACACGGCGCGCCACCAACTCCAGGTGGTTGGGTCTTCTGCCGCCTGTTCCGCTCCCGCCCCCTTCCTTCGTGTAGCCACCGGCGATGTAGAAAGCGCTTTGGCTGTCCCACAGACGCGACCGGTTCGCGTGGCGTCGAATGGTGTCCTCCAGGCGGCGCACCCACTGCTCCCGCTCCTCGTTGTGTCGCGCCTGCAAGCGTTTGGAAAGTTGGCAAGTTTAGTGGGCTCCTTTGCTTGTGTATGGGTATTGGAAAAAGTTTTATCGTTACATCAAGGCAACAAAGTCAAACAAAAGGTGGAACGTGAGGACCAGACAGTGGTTTCTGGGTCGATGCCCGGATACCCTTTTCCGGTAAGAGGACGAAAACTCTTGGCAAGCAAAGCGGATAGGCCATCATGCTTGCTTTATATCTTTTGGGACGAAAACGCGAATTGCAAAAAGAAACGTGCTGCCCTCTTGATCTACATAGTTTTTGCTTACGTATACCACTAGACGTCATAAAAAATCAATGCAagtgtggaatttaaaatGAGTTGGTTCTTCAgttcataaaacaaacaacGTCGTACTTAAACTATTACGGTGAATTATGAACTATTAGTGAAACTGCAAAACATTGATCAAGCTTTCCTTAGACAATCTTTATTTCCATTTACTAAGGAGACACTTACCTGAAAGTGGAAGGTCTTATGGTCCACAGTGATTGTGAATGTGTTGTCCTCCTGGTCGTCGATTCCGATTAGCGCATCCTTTAAACGAACACAACCGCGCCTCACGCCCTTTATCATCTTATCCTTCGACTGTAACAGAAATGCAGTCGGAATTAGGAAAGTTCATTAAATCGCAGCTCATACTGTCAAAGGGCTATTACGCCTGCTATAAATTAATGTATTCTAATCAATGCTTGGGGAATATAAAAACAGTGTTCGGCGTGCTGTTCACGCTTAAATGTTCGCCAGCGGTCAAGGCGGTAGAGCTGCAGTCCACCAGTCCCACGCCACCTAAAGGATACAGGCCAGCGGAAGCTCAACACAAAGAAGCGAAATGGAGGCGTCAGCAAGTGAGCTCCTCTTggatttgtcaaaaaactgTCTGATGGTTTCAATAAAATTGTAGGTATAAATTTGCAGCCGGTGGTGAACGTTCCTACGATTTATAAGGATCCCTGGTACATGATCACAGTGCTGGTCCTCTATCTGTACTTCGTCACCAAAGCGGGTCCGCAGTAAGTTCACATGCTAATGTCAGCGTCGCTTGTTTGCATGTGGGTCAGTGGACTTGACATTAGCAATTCAGCGGGTTCGCTGGCTTACTTATATAAGAAAGAAGACCTTTAATACCTCGCTTATAGTTTCATGGAATGGCGCAAACCTTACGAGCTCAAGCGACTTATCTTGCTACATAATTTCATCCAGGTGGTTTCCTGCATATATGCTATCAAAGAGGTggatatttataaattgtacagcagcagcagcatcggcTAATTGCTTTTCTCTCGCAGGTCCTGTACATTACGGACAACACCATATACATCTTTTGGAAGTGCCGCGACATCGGGAGCAGCCCAGAGCTCGTGAGGCGGTACTACAACTTGGCCTACTTTCTCTTCTGGCTGAAGATCTCTGAGCTGATTGAAACCGTGATCTTTGTGCTTCGCAAGAAACAAAACCAGGTGTCCAAGCTGCACATCTTTCATCACTTCTCCACGGTAACGCTGGTCTACGCACTGATCAACTTCAACGAAAATGGTAAGCTAGCCGGCTGCTGGGTGACCGACTATTTTCATAAATGCGTTCAATTGTACAGGTTCTGCTGCTTACTTCTGCGTGTTCTTGAATTCTATCGTTCACGTTATCATGTACTCGTACTACTTTGTGGCGGCAGTGGCGGATAAGACCTTGGTGCAGGCCCTAACTCCAGTGAAGAAGTGCATCACAGTGATTCAGATGACGCAGTTCGTTCTTATCCTCACGCAGGTTGCTTTCCAGCTGGTATTGTGCGGCATGCCGCCCTTAGTGCTTCTCTACTTCACCACCGTCATTCTTGGCATGTTCTACGGCTTTTACGACTTCTATAATAGTGCCTATCAAGCCTCGCAGCGGCGCAAGAGTCAGACCCCTCAGTCAGACTCAAAAAAGTAATCTCCTGTCAACAAATCACGCAATAAAGGGGTACCAAcaagtgtgtatgtgtatccAAATGTATCTATAGCAGATAAGATAAGGCTGCGGGCCATGAGGAGTTCGTTCTGGGTGCGATATGGGTTTCAGTCAGGAGGTGCACTGCAGCCACTCACCGTGTAATAGGACAGCAGTCCAGCATTCTCGTCCAGAACGAAGAAGCGGTACTGCCAGCCCTTCATCACATTCGTCCACTTGCTTAGCGTGCCCTCCAATGTGCCAGAGCCACCACTCCCGCTCTGGGGGGGTCCCAGGCTGGGGGCACTTCCAGTGGTGCTGGCCATTTGATCCAGCTCCCGTGACAcggccaccgcctcctcctccgcctttGATCCCTCTGCGTCCTCGTGGCTAAAGGCTTTCCTTGTCCCCGGGCGCGGACCTGCCTCGTTCCCTGAGCTCTTTTCTGTCCAGGAGCTGATGATGACGCAATGTTGCTTCACAACTCGCACCCGCAATCTGTCACAGCCTCAACTCCGCTTGGAATTtgcaaaacaaagcaaagccCTGCCAACTATCGATGTACGTAAACATCGATGATTTTCTAGCCCTCCGAATCGCAGCTCGAGTGTGACCGTGCGGCGACCGCTGGAATATACCACCTACTATACCTAGCACACCTTACAAATTTGGAGTCATTTGGAAAATCATAACATGTAAAATTAGCTAGCTATGAAATTATAACCCTGTTTAAATcagcacaataaataaataaacaataaacaataaagcACAAAAGTATTAACTGGCTtgtaaaattttaagtaaGTTCGAGTTCTCGTAGTGAAAATATTTAGTCGTTCGCTATCGATAAATATTGTCATTTTGCAGCACAGTCACACTGTGATATTCAGCCTAGTTTATTTCGCGGTATTGAAATGTGATGTTTAtgataaacaacaaataacgTTACTTGCATAGAACAAGTCGTAAGGTTACTGTGAATCTTTTACATCTTAACATTAAATATTGTTTGATTTCAGGAGCAACATGTATCCAGTGTCCTTTGCGGCATTTCAAAAGTTAATCGTTAATTTGTCTGAAATTGCAAGTGAGTTGAAAACTGCCAATGGAGACAATAGAACGTTGGTCGAGTGGAGCAGATGGTACTACAAAGAGTTCTACCGGAATCCCAGCATACGGGCAAGGTTCCCTGTCAAGGTGGCGCCGTGTCCCAGGCGGACACGCGACAACTTGCTTAAAGTACCGGAGCCAGGAGGAATTTCACAAAACGATGTTGCAAACGTAGCAGCTGCAGGACCATCTCAAGTAGAGCAACCCGAAGTCTTAGTTGAAGGCAGCCAGTTGACGACGCTCGCTGAAACCGCGAAGTCCCATGATGCAGTTGAAGGCGTTGCAGTTGAATGTAAACCATCAGGATCGGAATCTCCAGACGTAATTGTTAATGTGGAGAGGTGGGTAATATTATTTTCGAGCAGAGCAGATTAACCAATTTTGACTCATTTCAGATGTGGCGCCTTCATCTTTCCGGTATCCTTTGATGTATTCCTACAGTGCATCAATAAGATGTTACTGTTCAAAAAAATTGTCAGGAGCATAGAACACTGCCTGGTCCTCTTGTCCGACGATGAGCGTCGTCTTCTTACACTACAAAGGTTCTACAACCGCTTTTACATGTATCCAGAAAAGCGATCCCCTACGAATATCTTCAATGCAACTACAGAAATCCCTTTGGAAAAGTTGCTTGAATCTGGGAAACCACTGGACAAAAAAGCGGTCAAGACTGTGGCGGAGCTTACTGCAATGAAATCCCTTACGAAAAAGTAAGTTTGGGACACTTTCCAAATACTCGTTGTttactataaatatttcacaGTTCCATCGTCAGCTTCGAGGTATTTAAGAAAAATATGGCAAACTTATCGGACATTGTGGAGCAAATGAGGCAACTGGATGCTAATTATGCGAGCAAGGATGTCCAGGAATGTGCCCTTGACTATTACCTGGCGTTTTACATTACTCCGAGGATCCGATATAAATAcgcatacaaattaaaaccTTGCACGTCGACTTTCAAGGCCTGCATGCTGTCCATTCTCGGCAAAGATATTGCCGAAAAGCTTAGGAAAAGCCTCCCTCAGTTAGCTAATCCCTCGCCAGGACTTGATTCGCGCAGGCCCAACACTTCATATATTACTGAGAGCAAAGGGTCATTAGGGTCGCAGAATACCAGTGGCTCTTCACAAATCCAAACCAGTCCCAGCATGGAGGTTGCCCACGAACCGAGTGAAGGTCTGTCCCAGTTAGCTACTCTTTCGCCAGAGAATTGTGCTGCGGGAGCTATTAGCACGACTGAAGGGCTATCGAGTTCACATAATACTTTAGAAACTTTCGAAAACCAAGCTAATCTCAGGAACGATGCCAACAAACTAAGCAGATGTATGCCGGCATTAGCTTCGCCAGAACGCCATCTGCACAGTTCGAAAGCCCCTGAGAAGTCATCTGAAGTCTTAAGTCCCCAAGTTAAACCCCATCAGAGCAAGGAGGTTGCCGAAGAACAATCAGATAGAGCGCCCCAGTTAGAGATTCCTCCGTCAGGTTTCGAAGTGCCCATGTCCAAGACACCAGAGAGTCCTGCTTCAAAAACCAGAGCTTCGGACGAGACCCCAGCCAAACCTGAAGAGATCACAGATTCTACCGATGTATATGAGTAAGTTAGCGTAACCTGAattgttttcataattttaaaacCACAATTTTAGGACTTCCTTTGTGACGGATGTTGAAGTGGACCTTAAAAagtaagaaaaatataaattaccatttttttaaatttttaagtaacaattttcaaaaaaaattttttagaCATGGGCGCTTTATTTTTCCCGTATCACTTGAAACTTTTCGGCAATATATTAACTATGACGAGATTATCCGAGCAATTCTAGTAAATAATCACATTAAAGACGAACATCAACTgtcaaaattaatttctgaTCCTTCGCACCCACAATGCAAAAAATTTTTCCGCCAGTTTTACAATAAATTTTATGCACGCAATGATGTTCGTCAAAGATTCAAGTACAAATTCAATTGCCCCAATCCTAAGATGCTGGCTAAgctaaaacaaaaagctaAGCCACTTGATGAAAAGGCTCTTTTTACAATGAATCGAACAGATAATGCAAAAGCAGTAAACGAATCCAAGTCCCAGGTACCTTTCACTcctaaaacaacaacagaaaattGTCCACCAAATCCCATTTCTTTAGAGATGTTCAAACGTCATGTGAGCAATCTCGATGATATTGTTAATGAGATGCAAAAATGCGATGAGTACAAAGAAAAAAGCAAGGAGGAGGTAATTCAGGACTACTACGAGGGCTTCTATTCTGGACCAGACATGAGGGAGAAGTTCGAGTGCCGATTTAAACCGTGTCCCAGCAAAAAAATAAGACAATTGTTAAGTTTTCCACCGAAAAACAAGGAGCTACCCCCAAAGAATCCAAATTGCCAGGTGGCTTGTACCACAGAAAACCTAAGCGATGAAAGTTGTCTGCAGTCATCCAGAAATGTAGTACGAGAAACGCAAAATATCACCGAAGAGAAGTAAGTTAAacatatatttgttttcagATATAATAGTAATAAGTCATGACTCCAGCAGACCAATAGCTGAACATGAAAGTATACCATCCACAAGGACGCCTAGTTCTAATGACGACAAGCCCGGAGAAGAGTGTCCACCATACCCTGTATCCTTAGAGCTGTTCAAAAGTCATGTGAGCAATCTAGATGATATTGCTAATAATATGCAGAAGTGCGTTGAGTATAGAGGAAAATCCAAGGATGAGGTTATTCGCGACTACTACAAAGGCTTCTATTCTGGACCAGAGATGAGGGAAAAGTTCGCATGTCGATTCAAGCCATGTACCGGCCATATACTACAACAATTGCTTAGTTATCCAGGGAAAAATGTGAATGATTGTCTACAGGAAACTGATTGCCTGGCGACGTGCACCACTAGAACACCGCTCAAGGAAAGTTGCCTTCAGTCCAAAAGCGAAATGTCGTTACCTGTTCGCAGAAATGCTTTAGAAATCTTAATGAAAAGGTATACCACAtacatttttactttttttccgGATGTGTAATAAACCTTATAATTGCAGCAGAAAAAGGACTAAAGTCGCAAAGGAAGCGATCAGCAGTAAGCCGATGACTACACAAAACACGTCTCAATTTCAACCAGAGCCTTTTCCCGAAGACGCATTAGTTGTCCCAGAAGACGTCACTACCAACCAAGGCACACAGCCACTGGAATTGCAGCATGAACTAGAAGTTACGGAACCCATAAAAGATTATATTCAACTAAATGCTGAGAGGCTTTATGAATTATCgaggtaaaaaaaataatgtttaaaGGATTAGCAAGCACATTTATACAACACGATTATATTTAGCAAACTGAAGATCGGGTGGAATTATACGGCCCATAACTTTCTcgataaattatttaaaggaaTCAACTGCCCAGTAACACAAGCATTTCTAGAAGAACAATATAAAAGGTATTCCGTATCTACCGGGCATATTGTTGCCAATACCATTGCTGCTGAAGAAAATGAGCCACAATTGTCTTCGAATTCGGTTGACATAGAAAGTGTCTGCACAGCtcaaacaacagcaactgaCACACAAGCAACTGAAATGCATACAATTCCGAAAGCGTTGGATCAGAGTTCAGAGCCAACGAAAGAAAGCAGTTcagttaatttaaataataacctGGAAAGTCCGGCTAAGATTAAAATGATCCATGCTGAATCATCTAATAATTCAAGAAACTCTACGAACAGACCAAACACTGAAATTGAAGCTGGATCGACAAAAATTCTGGAAGATGGAGCAAGGGTTACGACCGAAGGAAATTccgaaaatgaaaacagttCAGtagagaaaaaagaaaatcaatttcttCTCGAAAGAGCgaaggaaatattttttgcagAAGGAAGCAAGGTAAGCAATTAAATATAAGTAAGGAATGCAAAGCTTGAATGACCCAAATCTCATTTCAAATAGGATCACAATCTTAAGTATTTGATCTGCACAAGTGAAGGGTTGATGAGAACCATTTGGCGCATACTCTACCAATTAGATCTTCAAGAATTCTCCTATTACACAAGTATTCACGATGGCGAGGACTTGTACAAAAGCGAAGACAACTTACACCTTTGCTTTAGGCACGTCGTGGACCATGGCAATTGGCCTGTAAATCTATGCGTCTTATTGCCACGTTTAAAGCACCTACTCCACAGTAAGGGAGTGCAGCTGGATAGGTTAAATCTGTCCAAAATATCTCCGAAAATTTTTAGCCCTTGGGAATTGGGTACCTATTCGGATTTCGATCAAATTGTTGCACAGGAGTACATCCATCGCACTGGCGAGGAAATTGAGGATGTGGTAAAATTGTGtcaagagagagagaaactATACGCCTGCTGTTGGGCTCACAACCAGTGGTTACCACGAGCTCCACAGATCGCTAATGAGACACTTAATGCTGAACTCGGAGAGGTGGAGCCGGTTATAGAAAGGATTTTATTGAGTGAGCGCTATTTGTTGAGATAACACCTGAACAATAGATTTtaataatgtatttatttacagAGAAAATTTGTGGCGTAAAAGATGGGGATGAGAATAAACCAACTGAAATAGTATCAATTCCCTCAAGTCCAAGTACTGTTTGTAGTAGAATATCGACCCAACCTGCTGAAGATAAACTTAGTCAGCAGCCCTCACAGCTCAACAGTTTAAATTTTGTGGACGTGACGGGTGTTGAATTAGCTTCGCAAGTACCACAAATGGTAGTCGATCCTCTAGTATCCAACCAAATTGAGGAAACATCACAGGTGCCAGAAACTCAATATGATGCACCAGCGTCATTGCAAATGGCATCTGTCAAGCAGGAACCCATCAGTTTTCTTAATAACCAACGCGCATTTTGCGACTCCGAAAAATGCCAATGGGAACACATTAATCCCGAGGAGCAAACAATAGACTTGGACTCTACCGAAAGTGATGGACCAAGTCTGTCCTGCTTTGCCATACAAAATCAGAATTCCGAGGACCAAATACACTTTATTCTGGAGGATTCTGTGCACGCAGAGAATCATGATTACGTTAAGAAAACAGAAGTGCCGAAGTCCACAGATCCTGCACAACTGGGAACCAACGTAAACACGTTGAGCGTTCGGTCTATGCCAGCCTGCCAGGTTTCTGTGATTCCTAAAAAAAGACAGGCAGCCAGCCCACGTTTGAATTCAAAACG
The sequence above is drawn from the Drosophila melanogaster chromosome 2R genome and encodes:
- the CG30008 gene encoding uncharacterized protein — encoded protein: MEASASINLQPVVNVPTIYKDPWYMITVLVLYLYFVTKAGPHFMEWRKPYELKRLILLHNFIQVVSCIYAIKEVLYITDNTIYIFWKCRDIGSSPELVRRYYNLAYFLFWLKISELIETVIFVLRKKQNQVSKLHIFHHFSTVTLVYALINFNENGSAAYFCVFLNSIVHVIMYSYYFVAAVADKTLVQALTPVKKCITVIQMTQFVLILTQVAFQLVLCGMPPLVLLYFTTVILGMFYGFYDFYNSAYQASQRRKSQTPQSDSKK